The following DNA comes from Capsicum annuum cultivar UCD-10X-F1 chromosome 7, UCD10Xv1.1, whole genome shotgun sequence.
acctattctgaccaatACTAGAATTAAGAGCAGTAACATAAGCAGATGCCACACCACCAGGTGTCGGAGTAGAAGGTGaaaccaccaaaatattattaGCCCCTGTAGCAACCTTGTTGACCGGACAATCCTTGAGCCTATGGCCTACCTGACCATACTTGAAGCATGTATCTCTACATTTCTCATAAAATCCCCTATGTGAACGACTACTAAACCAATAGAGAGGACATGAAAAAATAAACTGACCTCCAatcacctgagattgggcaacaTGAGctcgagaattatcaccaccttggtgATGCCTATCGCCCGACTACTGTGGGTAAGGAGCACTGACAGTAGAAAAAGAACCAGAACTTCCCTACTTCTTTTttaccacttgccaccatctctaccaccttgaTACTATACACTTTCTTGATTAGAAAACCTACCCCACTTCTCTTGCATATCCTCAAATTTTACCTGTCTTCTCTTCTCGTCCTCAACCTATTGTTTATAAActatcaacctagagatgtctatatccatAATGAGTAAAGCATTATTTCTCTCttaaatcaaatctctattcaactcGAAAGGAAACTTCTTCATACTCGACCTCATAAAAACCATCAAATTAGGAGAATACCTTGaaaactaatgaaacttcaaggcatatccCTCACAGACATCCTTCCTTGCTTGATGTACACAAACTCTTCCATTTTAaattccctcaactcctgaggaaagaaataatccatgAAGGGATTAGGAAAGGCCTGCCATAACCCTTACTCTTCCATATCACCCTTATCTctatcccactctttataccactgataagcaacatctttAATATGATAAGACGCAAAGCTAACTCCCTCCATATTAGAAGCCTGCATAACCTGAAATATCTTCTCCAGTTTATCCAAGAAGCCTTGTGGGTCTTCCTCCACCTTTACTCACATAAAAGTAGGATGaaccatcttcataaattgaccaaccttTGTAACCTCAATAGACAAAGCACTAATTTCTCTCTGCTCAACATTAGTAACGACCATTTGAGTAATAACTTGAATAAACTGACAAAACTCTCTGTTTGTCATTTTACCCCAAGGGACCTGAGGAGAAGTAGGAAGAACTCTAATAAAATTAGGAATAAGACCATGATATCAAAGATGTAATCAAAACGTAGGAGGTACCCCTTTAGCATTATCCCCATAAGGGATGGAAAAATTTCATTGTATTTCAGAGCTAGGATGAATAATCTGAAAGACAAATAACAAAGGATttgagaagattctaggactaagaatttcaagaaagtgaaacattcctaaatatctcaca
Coding sequences within:
- the LOC124885751 gene encoding uncharacterized protein LOC124885751, with translation MVVTNVEQREISALSIEVTKVEEDPQGFLDKLEKIFQVMQASNMEGVSFASYHIKDVAYQWYKEWDRDKGDMEDRSHRGFYEKCRDTCFKYGQVGHRLKDCPVNKVATGANNILVVSPSTPTPGGVASAYVTALNSSIGQNRLYALVSQQEFEASPDVITRML